The following are encoded in a window of Clostridium thermarum genomic DNA:
- a CDS encoding alanyl-tRNA editing protein, whose protein sequence is MTERLYYEDVYIKESYSRIIEVGEYKDTYTVVLDKTPFYPEGGGQPSDTGYIGEARVSHVYEREGKVYHVVDKVPQSEEVHCIIDYDKRFDHMQQHSGEHILAACFNKCFGTMSSSFHLGDDYISIDISMPEISAEEITKIEDMANGYIYENLPVHTFMVTPEESKNIKLRKNIESEEEVRVVQIEKVDACACCGTHVKNTGEIGIIKIIKSEKYKGLTRVYFKCGKRAFDDFRAKQDIVTTLARNFSTGEGELINKINNDQEHMRELGRKLSDYKKKCCSYEVRELKDLSRNNIIYYIYDDKEMEELQMLTEQLSETKQFIILGSARQGQVIVSAGGGYHLNIGQFFKEKIKEFNGRGGGKADRAQGSFASEADLRNFAEELIKQLG, encoded by the coding sequence GTGACTGAACGGTTATATTATGAAGATGTTTATATAAAGGAAAGTTACTCGAGAATTATAGAAGTCGGTGAATATAAAGATACGTACACTGTGGTTTTGGATAAGACACCCTTCTATCCGGAAGGCGGCGGGCAGCCGTCGGATACCGGGTACATTGGTGAGGCAAGGGTAAGTCATGTTTATGAAAGAGAAGGCAAGGTTTATCATGTAGTTGATAAAGTACCCCAGAGTGAGGAAGTACACTGTATTATAGACTATGATAAAAGATTTGACCACATGCAGCAGCATTCTGGAGAACATATTTTAGCAGCTTGTTTTAATAAATGCTTTGGAACTATGTCCTCAAGCTTCCATTTAGGGGATGACTACATTAGTATAGATATTAGTATGCCGGAAATATCTGCAGAGGAAATAACAAAAATTGAAGATATGGCTAACGGATACATATATGAAAATTTACCAGTACATACTTTTATGGTGACTCCGGAGGAAAGCAAAAATATTAAGCTTAGAAAGAATATTGAAAGTGAAGAGGAAGTGAGAGTAGTACAAATAGAAAAAGTAGATGCCTGCGCCTGCTGTGGAACTCATGTAAAGAATACAGGAGAGATTGGAATTATAAAAATAATAAAGTCAGAAAAATATAAGGGTCTTACCAGAGTATACTTTAAATGTGGAAAGAGGGCCTTTGATGATTTTAGGGCTAAGCAAGACATAGTAACTACTTTAGCAAGGAACTTTTCTACAGGAGAAGGAGAACTTATAAATAAAATAAATAATGACCAAGAGCATATGAGGGAATTAGGAAGAAAATTGAGCGATTACAAGAAGAAGTGCTGCAGTTATGAAGTGCGGGAGTTAAAAGATCTTTCAAGGAACAATATTATCTATTATATTTATGATGATAAAGAGATGGAAGAGCTTCAAATGCTGACAGAGCAGCTTTCTGAGACAAAGCAATTTATAATACTAGGTTCAGCAAGACAGGGGCAAGTAATTGTTTCTGCCGGTGGAGGTTATCACTTAAATATTGGGCAGTTCTTCAAAGAAAAGATTAAGGAATTTAACGGCAGAGGCGGCGGAAAGGCAGACAGAGCCCAAGGCAGCTTTGCGTCGGAAGCGGATTTAAGAAACTTTGCAGAGGAATTGATCAAACAATTAGGATAG
- a CDS encoding CPC_1213 family protein, with product MQNKMKSDNNNKKEDGRFKKVNKKHDPQAESARATFNEPKAKDLQ from the coding sequence ATGCAAAATAAAATGAAATCTGATAATAATAATAAAAAAGAAGATGGACGATTTAAAAAGGTAAATAAAAAACATGATCCTCAGGCTGAAAGTGCCAGAGCAACTTTTAATGAACCAAAGGCTAAGGATTTACAATAA
- a CDS encoding MFS transporter, with protein sequence MINRLQAAFKKNIIIDNNLKFYILNGILFTFMATFSRSYGVKFLYRLGGNEFHVSLFNALPGFVALFSTIPGLLWINHSNNKRRTIGNFFIWSRFIILSFVIITFLPADTQPMAFVLVYGLMNFPDSISVTALQSYSGDIFRPKHRTKAISLRNKFSTLAQLIAFLILGQILGNKYLDNSIVIFRYKIFFIIAFLIGIVEIFTFYKLREVNSTVVKTNINLKETLRKAIANKNYIIFLLCSSAFHFSWQMGWPLFNIYQIDVLGADEKWLMVINIASSLVMFFSYNYWSKLITKRGNNFAIFIATIGMALTPMLFTLCYNLTLMTLMQIVSGFFTAGTTTAILTSLLEASPDEDRIIYVGIHATCTNITLSISPLVSNLVLNNVGIINALIITGLLRFIASTTFILRRKMVR encoded by the coding sequence ATGATAAACAGATTACAGGCAGCTTTTAAGAAAAATATTATAATAGATAATAATTTGAAATTCTATATACTGAACGGGATATTGTTTACCTTTATGGCCACTTTTTCCCGTTCCTACGGCGTTAAGTTTTTATATAGACTGGGGGGCAATGAGTTTCATGTGTCTCTTTTCAATGCACTGCCGGGATTCGTTGCGTTATTCAGTACAATACCGGGATTATTGTGGATTAATCATAGTAATAACAAAAGAAGGACTATAGGAAACTTTTTTATTTGGAGCAGATTCATAATTCTTAGCTTTGTCATTATTACTTTTTTACCCGCTGATACTCAACCGATGGCTTTTGTATTAGTATATGGACTTATGAACTTTCCGGACTCCATATCTGTTACGGCATTGCAGAGTTATTCCGGTGATATTTTTCGTCCTAAGCACAGAACAAAAGCAATATCACTAAGAAACAAGTTTTCTACGCTTGCTCAGCTTATAGCCTTTCTGATTCTTGGTCAGATTCTTGGTAACAAGTATCTGGATAATAGTATTGTTATTTTCAGATATAAAATCTTTTTTATAATTGCTTTCCTTATCGGAATTGTTGAAATTTTTACCTTTTACAAGCTCAGAGAAGTAAATAGTACAGTGGTAAAAACAAATATCAATCTAAAAGAAACGTTGAGAAAGGCCATCGCTAACAAAAATTATATAATATTCCTGCTTTGCTCCTCTGCCTTCCACTTTTCCTGGCAGATGGGATGGCCTTTGTTCAATATATACCAGATTGACGTACTGGGAGCTGACGAAAAGTGGCTGATGGTTATAAATATAGCCTCCAGCTTGGTAATGTTTTTTAGCTATAATTACTGGAGTAAGCTAATCACTAAGCGGGGAAATAACTTTGCTATATTTATAGCTACTATTGGTATGGCATTGACACCGATGCTATTTACATTATGTTACAACCTGACACTTATGACTTTAATGCAGATAGTTTCCGGCTTTTTTACTGCAGGCACTACTACTGCAATTCTAACTTCCCTTTTGGAAGCTTCACCGGATGAAGATAGAATTATATATGTAGGAATACATGCTACCTGTACAAATATAACCTTGTCCATATCTCCTTTGGTAAGCAACCTTGTTTTAAACAATGTTGGTATAATTAATGCACTTATAATTACCGGACTACTTAGATTCATAGCCAGTACGACATTTATCTTGAGGCGGAAGATGGTCAGGTGA